In a genomic window of Candidatus Chazhemtobacterium aquaticus:
- the frr gene encoding ribosome recycling factor codes for MDKLIEGIGSKMDKVLAVVAEDMATIRVGGANPKMVESVEISAYGGQRMRLMEVASISAPDPNQIVISPWDKSVIKDIEKGIIEANLGFMPNVSGEVIRIVVPPLTEERRRDFVKLVGQKLESGRVMLRGVRQEGREEIEKLEEEAGVSEDDVKRLYEELDKLTGEYNDRLEQMAQEKEAEVMRV; via the coding sequence ATGGATAAACTGATTGAAGGTATAGGTTCAAAGATGGATAAGGTGTTGGCGGTTGTGGCAGAAGACATGGCGACGATCAGAGTGGGTGGAGCAAATCCAAAAATGGTAGAGAGTGTAGAGATTAGTGCTTATGGCGGTCAGAGGATGAGACTGATGGAGGTAGCTTCTATATCAGCACCTGATCCGAATCAGATCGTGATCAGCCCGTGGGATAAGAGTGTGATTAAGGATATTGAAAAGGGAATAATTGAGGCTAATTTAGGGTTTATGCCTAACGTGTCGGGAGAGGTAATAAGGATTGTAGTACCACCTTTAACTGAGGAGAGGAGAAGGGATTTTGTAAAACTAGTGGGGCAGAAATTGGAGAGTGGTAGAGTAATGCTTCGAGGAGTTAGGCAAGAGGGCAGGGAAGAGATTGAGAAACTGGAGGAGGAGGCTGGAGTGAGTGAGGATGATGTGAAGAGGTTGTATGAGGAACTTGATAAATTGACAGGAGAGTATAACGATCGGTTAGAGCAGATGGCGCAGGAGAAGGAAGCGGAGGTAATGAGGGTTTAA
- the tsf gene encoding translation elongation factor Ts, which translates to MEKIKQLREKTGAGVMDAKKALEESGGDMKKAEEIIAAKGIVKAEKKADREVKSGLVYGYTHQGRVGVLVEVSCETDFVAKNPEFEALCKEVALQVASMEPKDVEELLEQDYIRDGGKKIKDLVTNLIGKIGENIQVRRFVRFELGGE; encoded by the coding sequence ATGGAAAAAATTAAGCAACTTCGAGAAAAGACTGGAGCTGGAGTAATGGATGCAAAGAAAGCTTTGGAAGAAAGTGGAGGAGACATGAAAAAGGCAGAGGAGATTATTGCAGCTAAGGGAATCGTTAAGGCTGAAAAAAAGGCTGATAGAGAGGTGAAATCTGGTTTGGTTTATGGATACACTCATCAGGGTCGAGTGGGGGTATTGGTTGAGGTGAGTTGTGAGACTGATTTTGTGGCCAAAAATCCTGAGTTTGAGGCTTTGTGTAAGGAGGTTGCTTTGCAGGTGGCGAGCATGGAGCCAAAAGACGTGGAGGAGCTTCTTGAGCAAGATTATATTCGTGATGGAGGTAAGAAGATCAAGGATCTGGTTACCAACTTAATTGGAAAAATCGGTGAGAATATCCAAGTGAGAAGGTTCGTGCGATTTGAGTTGGGTGGCGAGTAA
- the rpsB gene encoding 30S ribosomal protein S2, with product MATKQKKFSVDLEALLEAGAHFGHQVKRWNPRMHEYIWAARDGVHIFDLAVTAEKLEEACEFLSKAASEGKKIVMVGTKRQASEIVKEAAKKAGVFYVTERWLGGTITNWGQIKGRVKKLEDLKAGREAGEFKKYTKREQVLIDREIDRLERFFGGLVGLNSLPDVLFVVDTQKERIAVREAKSRGIKVVGVIDSNADPALVDYVIPANDDAVRSIKIIVETVGEALELGVKNSKKVNDGKN from the coding sequence ATGGCTACAAAACAAAAGAAGTTCAGTGTTGATTTAGAGGCGTTACTAGAGGCAGGTGCTCACTTTGGACATCAGGTAAAGCGATGGAACCCGAGAATGCATGAGTACATTTGGGCAGCCAGAGATGGAGTGCACATTTTTGATTTGGCGGTTACAGCTGAGAAACTTGAGGAGGCATGCGAGTTTTTAAGTAAGGCAGCGAGTGAGGGTAAAAAAATTGTGATGGTGGGAACCAAGAGGCAAGCATCTGAGATCGTTAAGGAAGCGGCAAAAAAAGCTGGCGTGTTTTATGTAACAGAGAGATGGCTTGGGGGAACGATCACTAACTGGGGTCAGATTAAGGGTAGAGTTAAGAAACTTGAGGATTTGAAAGCTGGTCGAGAGGCGGGTGAGTTTAAGAAATATACCAAAAGAGAGCAGGTATTGATTGATCGAGAAATTGATCGATTGGAACGCTTCTTTGGTGGTTTGGTTGGATTGAATAGTTTACCTGATGTGTTGTTTGTGGTAGATACTCAGAAGGAAAGAATTGCGGTAAGAGAAGCTAAGAGTAGGGGTATTAAGGTAGTGGGAGTGATTGATAGCAATGCTGATCCAGCCTTGGTTGATTATGTGATTCCAGCTAATGATGATGCGGTAAGAAGTATTAAGATAATTGTGGAGACAGTGGGTGAGGCGTTGGAATTAGGAGTTAAAAATTCTAAAAAAGTAAATGATGGAAAAAATTAA
- a CDS encoding IPT/TIG domain-containing protein — protein MSERKYWSITVLGVIAIFVGLFWWMQPREVSTESEVVETDMVINQVEPVRGPIEGGESIVFLGENFPEDVEVWFGDRKAEEVLRYDETVVVAILPPAEEVGKVGMLISTKDGEGIMAPVEFEYVEASELENEE, from the coding sequence ATGAGTGAGAGAAAGTATTGGAGTATAACGGTCTTGGGGGTGATAGCCATATTTGTCGGTTTGTTTTGGTGGATGCAGCCTAGAGAGGTGAGTACTGAGTCTGAGGTAGTTGAGACGGATATGGTTATCAATCAGGTTGAACCAGTACGCGGCCCGATCGAGGGAGGTGAGTCGATAGTGTTTTTGGGAGAAAATTTTCCGGAGGATGTTGAGGTATGGTTTGGAGATAGAAAGGCTGAAGAAGTATTGCGTTATGACGAAACGGTGGTGGTGGCAATATTACCGCCAGCTGAGGAGGTGGGTAAGGTGGGGATGTTGATTTCAACAAAAGATGGGGAAGGGATAATGGCGCCAGTTGAGTTTGAATATGTTGAGGCTAGTGAGTTGGAAAATGAGGAGTAG
- a CDS encoding bifunctional 5,10-methylenetetrahydrofolate dehydrogenase/5,10-methenyltetrahydrofolate cyclohydrolase gives MVFEGRKKAGEIEVGLKQRVADLGRKPVLAILWVGDNQASAKYIENKKGLGERIGAEVRVERVEAVELEDRLKKLVDDKNIDGVMVQLPVPGIDPDKVRELLEIIPVAKDVDGLSSENLRLIATGEQEFLPATVMAVGKIMDEAIREVGLDIERMKVAVVGSKGMVGKPLVSQLKRFGFEVGEFDLGDGLELGEYDVVISATGQTGLIKKSMVKKGVVAIDVGFPKGDFEEGIDQVASFVTPVPGGVGPMTVVCLFENLVRSVENE, from the coding sequence ATGGTATTTGAAGGAAGGAAGAAGGCGGGTGAGATTGAGGTAGGTTTAAAGCAAAGAGTAGCTGATTTGGGAAGAAAGCCAGTTTTGGCAATTCTATGGGTAGGTGATAATCAGGCAAGTGCTAAGTATATTGAGAATAAGAAAGGGCTAGGAGAGCGGATTGGAGCTGAGGTAAGAGTTGAGAGAGTAGAGGCTGTTGAATTGGAGGATAGGCTTAAGAAGCTTGTAGATGATAAGAATATTGATGGGGTAATGGTACAGTTACCAGTGCCGGGAATTGATCCGGATAAAGTAAGGGAGCTACTTGAGATAATACCGGTAGCTAAGGATGTGGATGGATTGAGTAGTGAGAATCTAAGGCTGATTGCGACAGGAGAACAAGAATTTTTACCGGCAACGGTGATGGCAGTGGGTAAGATAATGGATGAGGCAATTAGGGAAGTTGGTTTAGACATTGAGCGAATGAAGGTGGCAGTGGTGGGAAGTAAAGGGATGGTAGGCAAGCCTTTAGTATCTCAATTAAAACGATTTGGTTTTGAGGTAGGTGAGTTTGATTTAGGTGATGGATTGGAGTTAGGTGAGTATGACGTGGTGATTTCCGCAACTGGACAGACTGGATTAATTAAGAAATCGATGGTGAAGAAGGGAGTGGTGGCGATTGATGTTGGTTTTCCGAAGGGTGATTTTGAGGAGGGTATAGATCAAGTGGCTAGTTTTGTGACACCTGTGCCTGGAGGAGTAGGGCCAATGACGGTAGTGTGTTTGTTTGAGAATTTAGTAAGATCAGTAGAGAATGAGTGA
- the tmk gene encoding dTMP kinase translates to MATMKSELVRPFVVVEGMSSSGKSTAVRGMDKYLVDWVKVREPGGTEFGDLIRTVVQQTEFGHPVDPLAAFLGYSASRAQLVSEVILPELVDGKSVISDRWWYSSYAYQGGGEGLDRGFIRTVSLKVTRGLVPLTLFFDLVPEVVLERRGAKDDLDRYDLQAIDFFARVRQAYLELGEQVDHWRVIDASQSRDKVVQDCLEVLCEYGLVRI, encoded by the coding sequence ATGGCAACAATGAAAAGTGAGTTGGTCAGACCATTTGTGGTAGTGGAGGGAATGTCTTCTTCGGGTAAAAGTACAGCGGTTAGAGGCATGGATAAATACTTGGTTGATTGGGTGAAGGTAAGAGAGCCTGGAGGGACTGAGTTTGGCGACTTGATCAGAACGGTTGTACAACAGACTGAGTTTGGGCATCCGGTTGACCCGTTGGCAGCGTTTTTGGGATACAGTGCCTCTAGGGCACAGCTGGTGAGTGAGGTGATTTTACCTGAGCTAGTTGATGGTAAGAGTGTTATCTCTGATCGGTGGTGGTATAGCAGTTATGCATACCAAGGAGGGGGAGAAGGTTTAGATCGTGGATTTATTAGGACAGTAAGTCTTAAGGTTACTAGGGGGTTGGTACCTTTGACTTTGTTTTTTGACTTGGTACCTGAGGTAGTGCTAGAAAGAAGGGGGGCAAAAGATGATCTGGATCGGTATGACCTTCAAGCGATTGATTTTTTTGCTCGGGTAAGGCAGGCGTATCTTGAACTTGGAGAGCAAGTAGACCATTGGAGAGTAATTGATGCATCACAAAGTAGAGATAAGGTGGTGCAGGACTGTCTTGAGGTGCTTTGTGAGTATGGGTTGGTGAGGATATGA
- the thyX gene encoding FAD-dependent thymidylate synthase, translated as MEILKSSGTYRILTPTEVLLNQLLIIEEAGRTSYQSQKGSITLATATKFVRMLIRNGHESVIEHGSLSVKFTGVSRGFTHEDVRHRLSSFTQESTRYVDYTRGGDEPDLERFQARFILPPHRDEQELMTRPDGRQITPAQMFEEAEQNYRTLRLHGWKPQDARQVLPIGIESDLVHTANFREWRHIFKLRTAKDAHWEIRLVMCALLQELQTVLPAVFDDLQYAGQDQDGHPYFKTVKI; from the coding sequence ATGGAAATCCTTAAATCCTCAGGCACCTATCGCATCCTCACTCCAACCGAAGTACTCCTAAACCAGCTTCTCATCATCGAGGAAGCTGGACGGACCAGTTACCAATCGCAAAAAGGGTCAATCACTCTGGCTACCGCTACCAAGTTTGTCCGCATGCTCATCCGCAATGGACACGAAAGTGTCATTGAGCACGGATCACTTTCCGTCAAATTCACTGGCGTCTCCCGGGGCTTCACTCACGAAGACGTCCGCCACCGCCTCTCCTCATTCACCCAGGAGTCAACCAGATATGTTGACTACACCAGAGGTGGAGATGAACCAGACCTAGAACGCTTTCAGGCCCGATTCATTCTTCCTCCCCACCGCGATGAACAAGAACTCATGACCCGACCAGACGGTAGGCAGATCACCCCAGCACAGATGTTTGAGGAAGCAGAACAAAACTACCGTACCCTCAGACTTCACGGCTGGAAGCCTCAAGATGCCCGTCAAGTTCTCCCCATAGGCATCGAATCCGATCTTGTTCACACCGCCAACTTTAGGGAGTGGCGCCACATCTTTAAGCTAAGAACCGCCAAGGACGCCCACTGGGAAATTCGTCTCGTCATGTGCGCCCTCCTCCAAGAACTGCAAACTGTTCTACCCGCAGTTTTTGACGACCTCCAATACGCTGGCCAGGACCAAGATGGTCATCCCTACTTTAAAACCGTCAAGATCTAG
- the dcd gene encoding dCTP deaminase, giving the protein MILSDRDMLERVATHSLLIDPFDPECVQPSTYDVRLGSQFRLFSSHDMTHIDLAQKRRVETQLVEVDELGFVLHPGEFALASTVERFRIPIDLAAKLEGKSSLGRLGLVVHATAGYIDPGFEGQITFEMSNVNVVPIVLRPGIKVAQICFFVMSSPVNRPYGTAGNRYQGQMGPTESRFWDSE; this is encoded by the coding sequence ATGATACTGTCTGACAGGGATATGCTGGAGCGAGTGGCGACTCATTCGTTACTGATTGACCCGTTTGACCCGGAGTGTGTCCAGCCGTCAACTTATGATGTTCGTCTGGGTAGTCAGTTTCGTCTTTTTTCCAGCCATGATATGACTCATATCGACTTGGCTCAAAAAAGGCGTGTGGAGACTCAGTTGGTTGAGGTTGATGAGTTGGGCTTTGTACTTCATCCTGGCGAGTTTGCGCTGGCCTCGACGGTAGAGCGTTTCAGGATACCGATTGATTTGGCGGCTAAACTTGAGGGAAAGAGTAGCCTGGGGAGGTTGGGACTGGTGGTCCACGCGACTGCTGGATATATTGATCCCGGCTTTGAGGGGCAGATCACCTTCGAGATGAGTAATGTCAACGTGGTACCAATCGTCCTGCGTCCGGGAATCAAGGTAGCTCAGATCTGCTTTTTTGTGATGAGCAGTCCGGTCAATCGACCATATGGAACTGCTGGCAACCGCTATCAAGGACAGATGGGTCCAACTGAGAGCCGGTTCTGGGATAGTGAGTAA
- the topA gene encoding type I DNA topoisomerase, with protein sequence MKLVIVESPTKTKSLSKYLGKGFEVLASMGHVSDLPKSKMGVEIEEKGGKYSFKPEYVLVRGKGKEVSKLKAAAKKADEVFLATDPDREGEAIAWHVQEILKGEKKDKFKRISFHSITKESVLEALKSPKQVSQDLVDAQQARRVLDRLVGYKLSPVLWKKVRRGLSAGRVQSVALRMIVEREREIEAFKPDEYWLINVKAETSGGEEMLLLLKKMNGKKVEVKNEKEMREIEADLSGADLVISDVEKKERRSWPHPPFKTSTLQQAAANVLGWSSKKTMQVAQKLYEQGDITYHRTDSLNLVESAVEGVRKFIVSEFGNEYLPDRGVFYKTKGKVVAQEAHEAIRPTNLEMGTNSYKGEGKMARDQEKLYGLIWRRTIACQMRPAVFDATTVVVEARGERNYELRVTGEIIKFDGWRRLYKKIDGEVVLPQVGKGESLKNEGVVAEQKFTQPPPRYNDASLVKELEKRGIGRPSTYASIISTILARAYVNRESRRFFATKVGMAVSDFLVGNFKEEMDYDFTARMEDGLDEIAMGEKDWQKYLSDFYGPFEKKVEEVTEKAKRVEVPVERTGEKCPECKEGEVVIREGRFGKFLSCSRFPECKYTENYKEYVEGAKCEECGAGVVIKRTRFGREFYGCENYPKCKWATWKRPKVKGKKEDKESAGVES encoded by the coding sequence ATGAAATTAGTGATTGTTGAGTCTCCAACGAAAACAAAGTCCTTATCTAAGTATTTGGGTAAGGGTTTTGAGGTGTTGGCAAGTATGGGTCATGTAAGCGATTTGCCCAAGAGCAAGATGGGGGTGGAGATAGAGGAGAAGGGTGGTAAATATAGCTTTAAGCCGGAGTATGTTTTGGTTCGTGGTAAGGGTAAAGAGGTAAGTAAGCTAAAAGCGGCAGCTAAAAAGGCAGATGAGGTTTTTCTGGCAACTGACCCAGATCGAGAGGGAGAGGCGATTGCCTGGCATGTGCAGGAGATACTAAAGGGAGAGAAGAAGGATAAGTTTAAGAGAATTAGTTTTCATTCAATTACCAAGGAGTCGGTATTGGAGGCATTGAAATCACCTAAACAAGTGAGTCAGGACTTGGTTGATGCCCAGCAAGCCAGAAGAGTGTTGGACCGTTTGGTGGGATACAAATTGTCACCAGTGTTGTGGAAGAAAGTAAGAAGGGGTTTGTCAGCAGGTCGGGTGCAGAGTGTGGCACTACGAATGATTGTGGAGAGAGAAAGAGAGATTGAGGCGTTCAAACCTGATGAGTACTGGTTGATTAATGTTAAGGCAGAAACGAGTGGTGGTGAGGAGATGTTGTTGTTGCTTAAGAAAATGAATGGGAAAAAGGTTGAGGTGAAGAACGAGAAAGAGATGAGAGAGATCGAGGCTGATTTGTCAGGTGCTGATTTGGTGATAAGTGATGTTGAAAAAAAAGAGAGAAGGAGCTGGCCTCATCCGCCATTTAAAACATCCACCTTGCAGCAGGCGGCGGCAAATGTGTTGGGGTGGTCTTCGAAAAAGACGATGCAGGTAGCGCAGAAACTTTATGAACAAGGTGATATTACTTATCATCGAACCGACTCTCTTAATTTAGTGGAAAGCGCGGTTGAGGGGGTAAGAAAATTTATAGTAAGTGAGTTTGGAAATGAGTATTTACCTGACAGGGGAGTGTTTTATAAAACGAAGGGTAAGGTGGTGGCTCAGGAAGCTCATGAGGCAATCAGACCGACTAACTTAGAGATGGGGACTAACAGCTACAAGGGTGAGGGTAAGATGGCTCGTGATCAGGAGAAGTTGTATGGGTTGATTTGGAGAAGAACGATAGCTTGTCAGATGAGACCAGCTGTATTTGATGCAACAACGGTGGTAGTGGAGGCAAGGGGAGAGAGAAATTATGAGTTGCGGGTGACGGGGGAGATAATTAAGTTTGATGGATGGAGAAGGTTGTATAAGAAGATTGATGGTGAGGTAGTCTTACCTCAAGTAGGAAAAGGAGAGAGTTTAAAGAATGAAGGGGTGGTAGCTGAGCAAAAATTTACCCAACCACCACCAAGATATAACGATGCTTCTTTGGTTAAGGAGCTGGAAAAGAGAGGGATTGGTAGGCCGTCTACCTATGCCTCGATTATCAGTACGATTTTGGCCCGGGCGTATGTAAACAGAGAAAGTAGGCGGTTTTTTGCGACAAAGGTGGGAATGGCAGTGAGTGACTTTTTGGTTGGTAACTTTAAAGAAGAGATGGATTACGATTTCACGGCACGAATGGAGGATGGTTTGGATGAGATAGCTATGGGCGAGAAGGATTGGCAGAAGTATTTGTCTGACTTTTACGGTCCGTTTGAGAAAAAGGTTGAGGAAGTGACAGAGAAGGCGAAACGAGTGGAGGTGCCAGTGGAGAGGACGGGAGAAAAATGTCCTGAGTGTAAGGAAGGAGAGGTAGTGATCAGAGAGGGAAGATTTGGCAAGTTTTTAAGTTGTAGTCGATTTCCGGAGTGTAAGTATACGGAGAATTACAAAGAGTATGTTGAGGGAGCAAAATGTGAGGAATGTGGTGCGGGTGTGGTGATTAAGCGGACTCGTTTTGGGAGAGAGTTTTATGGTTGTGAGAATTATCCTAAATGTAAGTGGGCTACCTGGAAGAGACCGAAAGTGAAGGGTAAAAAGGAGGATAAGGAGAGCGCTGGGGTAGAATCTTAA
- the dprA gene encoding DNA-processing protein DprA produces MREIDVDSQVYPPLLLEVVNHPDRLYVRGESKVLLEKMVAVVGSRKMSVKGEEVTRRVVKQLVDMEMVVVSGLARGVDSVAHRECLRLGGRTVAVLAHGLDWVYPRENAGLAEKIVEAGGALVSQLEEGVRPERYFFPLRNRLIVGMCLGVVVIEAEIKSGTMTTANWAAELNRKVWVVRGSPGTDLLINEGVDEWSF; encoded by the coding sequence GTGAGGGAAATTGATGTAGATAGTCAGGTGTATCCACCGTTGTTGTTGGAGGTGGTTAATCATCCAGACAGGTTGTATGTAAGGGGTGAGAGTAAGGTTTTGCTTGAAAAAATGGTAGCGGTAGTGGGATCAAGAAAGATGAGTGTTAAGGGTGAGGAAGTGACTAGAAGAGTGGTTAAGCAGTTGGTGGATATGGAGATGGTAGTGGTTTCTGGGTTGGCTAGAGGAGTTGATAGCGTGGCACATAGAGAGTGTTTGCGTTTGGGGGGTAGGACGGTAGCAGTATTAGCACATGGATTGGATTGGGTGTATCCAAGAGAGAATGCTGGATTGGCTGAAAAAATAGTTGAAGCAGGTGGGGCTTTGGTGAGCCAGTTAGAAGAAGGAGTAAGACCGGAGAGATACTTTTTTCCGTTAAGAAATAGGTTGATTGTGGGAATGTGTTTGGGAGTGGTGGTGATCGAAGCAGAAATTAAGTCGGGGACAATGACAACAGCAAACTGGGCTGCAGAGTTAAATAGAAAAGTATGGGTAGTAAGAGGATCGCCGGGAACTGATTTGTTGATTAATGAAGGGGTGGATGAGTGGTCGTTTTAG
- a CDS encoding penicillin-binding transpeptidase domain-containing protein codes for MMRQSDWKLVMENVWRDGQPKTRDDVKIGWWMRVMVFAVVGMILARMVFLQVVLGEQQVMVAEGNRLERVIVMADRGVIKDREDRILARNVDMDGEVVREYPYGEVVAHVIGYVGEVGEEEVSQGLVLGSRSGKMGVERSEDERLRGEFGEELVEVDATGKRVDLIGKREAVAGQLVKLNIDAELSKEIGRILAVREEEKGEYKGAVVVSRAGTGELLALVSWPSFDNNLFSGLPGEGKYKKVEEVLGDGERQPMFDRAVGGNYPPGSIYKLVTAVAGVEEGKVNSETSVIDEGEIKIDSYRYGNWYFDQYGKTEGEIGLQRALARSNDIFFYKVGEWVGVEKLGEWSRKLGLGRRTGIGLEAEGTGRVPDPLWKEKLTGERWFLGNTYHMAIGQGDLTVTPLQGNLMTAAVVSGKLCKPGLVVGEEGRCEDLSLSEVGREMIVEGMVGACSEGGTAASFFDFPVRVACKTGTAQQGGEEDDPHAWITAVVPAENSEGNRDDDYANGVVITVLLEASGEGSAEAGPVATQIARYIVEKGI; via the coding sequence ATGATGAGGCAGAGTGACTGGAAATTAGTGATGGAAAATGTGTGGAGAGATGGTCAGCCTAAGACTAGAGATGATGTGAAGATTGGATGGTGGATGAGGGTAATGGTGTTTGCAGTGGTAGGGATGATATTGGCTAGAATGGTGTTTTTGCAGGTAGTGTTGGGAGAACAGCAGGTGATGGTGGCTGAGGGTAATCGGTTAGAGCGAGTGATAGTGATGGCAGATAGGGGGGTGATTAAAGACCGAGAGGATAGGATATTGGCTCGTAATGTTGATATGGATGGAGAGGTGGTAAGGGAGTATCCGTATGGTGAGGTGGTGGCGCATGTGATTGGGTATGTTGGTGAGGTTGGTGAGGAGGAGGTTAGTCAGGGTTTGGTATTGGGTTCAAGATCGGGAAAAATGGGGGTGGAACGGAGTGAGGATGAGAGATTGCGAGGAGAGTTTGGTGAGGAGTTGGTTGAGGTAGATGCAACTGGTAAAAGAGTAGATCTGATCGGAAAGAGGGAGGCAGTGGCGGGTCAGTTGGTTAAGCTTAATATTGATGCTGAGTTGTCAAAGGAGATAGGGAGAATTTTGGCAGTACGAGAGGAAGAGAAGGGGGAATATAAAGGGGCGGTGGTGGTGAGTCGGGCAGGAACAGGAGAGTTGTTGGCTTTGGTAAGTTGGCCAAGTTTTGATAATAACTTGTTTTCTGGACTTCCGGGTGAGGGAAAATACAAAAAGGTAGAAGAGGTGTTGGGTGATGGTGAAAGGCAGCCGATGTTTGATAGAGCGGTGGGTGGAAATTATCCCCCTGGGTCGATATATAAACTGGTAACGGCAGTGGCTGGAGTTGAGGAAGGAAAGGTGAATAGTGAAACTAGTGTAATAGATGAGGGTGAAATTAAAATCGATAGTTATCGTTACGGCAACTGGTATTTTGATCAGTATGGTAAGACAGAGGGGGAGATTGGTTTACAGAGAGCTTTGGCAAGAAGTAACGATATCTTTTTTTACAAAGTGGGTGAGTGGGTTGGAGTAGAGAAGTTAGGTGAGTGGTCAAGAAAACTGGGTTTGGGTAGAAGAACGGGGATTGGGTTGGAGGCTGAAGGAACTGGTAGAGTACCTGATCCATTGTGGAAGGAAAAATTGACAGGTGAGCGTTGGTTTTTGGGAAACACGTATCACATGGCGATTGGGCAGGGCGACTTAACAGTTACGCCATTACAGGGAAACTTGATGACGGCAGCGGTGGTGTCGGGTAAGTTGTGTAAGCCTGGATTGGTTGTGGGTGAGGAAGGAAGGTGTGAGGATCTATCCTTAAGCGAGGTGGGGAGAGAGATGATTGTGGAGGGAATGGTAGGAGCTTGTAGTGAGGGGGGGACTGCTGCCAGTTTTTTTGATTTCCCTGTTAGAGTTGCATGTAAGACAGGGACAGCACAACAGGGTGGTGAGGAGGATGATCCACATGCGTGGATTACGGCGGTGGTTCCGGCAGAGAACAGTGAGGGAAACAGAGATGATGATTATGCTAATGGTGTGGTGATAACGGTGTTGCTTGAAGCAAGTGGAGAGGGTAGTGCTGAGGCTGGTCCAGTGGCGACACAGATTGCTAGATATATAGTGGAGAAGGGGATATAG
- the mreC gene encoding rod shape-determining protein MreC: protein MATNQPSLSTHLILTLLVSTIITSLSYQQRLNFIVSPISQLTTPIRQPFFSLRRNLDNQLRFISNLPHQQRIIDDLKRQNAQLSLLAQKTKQLEAENQALKDVLSANITPNHQVLPVQVISLSRYAIINQGTSNGLTQGMPIVTDDILLGIITRTSANTSQVRLLTDPDTNIPATTLNQDSGNLIFTHNTLQLTQVTQKQVLNPEEPVFTTGSETIPPGLLIGTIKQITSNDSDVYQTATITPAATITQHQHLFVIIN, encoded by the coding sequence ATGGCCACCAATCAACCATCACTCTCCACCCACCTCATCCTCACCTTACTTGTCAGCACCATCATCACCAGTCTGTCATATCAACAGCGGCTTAACTTCATTGTCTCACCCATCTCTCAACTTACTACTCCAATTCGCCAACCTTTTTTTAGTCTTCGCCGTAATCTAGATAATCAACTCCGGTTCATATCCAATCTACCTCACCAACAACGCATCATCGATGATCTCAAGCGTCAAAACGCCCAACTAAGTCTCCTGGCCCAAAAAACCAAACAACTCGAAGCTGAAAACCAAGCTCTCAAGGATGTCTTGTCAGCCAACATCACTCCCAATCATCAGGTACTTCCCGTCCAAGTTATCAGCCTTTCCCGCTATGCCATCATTAACCAGGGCACATCAAATGGTCTTACCCAAGGCATGCCCATTGTCACAGACGACATTCTTCTAGGAATCATTACCCGAACCTCTGCCAATACCTCCCAAGTTCGTCTCTTAACTGATCCTGACACCAATATACCTGCCACCACCCTTAATCAAGATTCAGGTAATCTAATTTTCACCCATAACACTCTTCAGCTAACCCAAGTTACCCAAAAACAAGTCCTCAACCCAGAAGAACCTGTCTTCACTACTGGTTCAGAAACTATTCCCCCAGGCCTACTCATCGGCACCATTAAACAAATCACCTCCAATGATAGTGATGTCTATCAAACCGCCACCATCACTCCAGCCGCGACCATCACCCAACACCAACATCTTTTTGTCATCATCAACTAA